AAACATGGAGAAATCGGACCTTTATTGATGGATGTGTAATACAATGAAAATAATGGCCATGGATCTTTCTTCAAAACTCGACCGGACAACCTCGCCTACATACCCAAACAAAGCTCTCGAAAATCGAAAACCGGACTCAACAGAAAGCTTCACTCAATCTATTCCATTTTTGGTTAGGATTTGCTAGGTTTCGTGGAGGTAAAGCAATTGGTTTCAAGGCTATTTCATGGCTGATTTGGCTGGGTTTTCGGCTGGAAAACAGAGCTGTTTTTGCTGGGTTTGGATGCTGATTTTGAGACTGTTTTGGGTGGAAAAAGGGACTGTTTCAGCTGGGTTTTTCAGTTGGGTTTAGAGCTTGGTTTCAGGTGTGTTTTGGTGTTGATTTTGGGTAGAAAAGGGGCAGCGCTTTGGATTGTTTTGCAGCTGATTTTCGCTGCTCTTCCTAGCTGTTTTCACAACTTGTTTTGCTGCTCTTTAGTGTGGATTTTGAGGTGTTTCATGGTGTATTTTGGGGTGGAGATGAAACTGATTTTGGGGGGTGGTTTTAGTGACGTTTTTTGGCTGTTTTAATGGCTGAAAATTGCTCCCGTTTTTGAGCTTTTCTCGGCTGCTTTGGAGGAGTTTTGGTAGTGTTTTTTTTATGAGGGATTTGATGGTGGTCTTAGATGACGGGGAAGGTGGGGATGTGAGTGGGGACGTGAGTGGTGAAAGTTGGAGGGTTTTATTGGGGAAGTGAAAAGTTAGGTATTTAGGGAGATGAGTGAGGAAAAATTTAAACACGGTAAAAAATTAGATACTTACAGTGATATTAACGACAGTTTTaataatacgatacaataaaatttgagtaataatcaaaatattatatttaaagtaacaatataatacaataggtaacaactgCAACAGTGACAAGCTACTGCATGTTACTCACAATTATATTCTTGCTGTCAACTAATGCAAATACCAACCAGTTCCAGATGATAGAGGCAGTAACATAAGAGAAAAGAAAGTCATCTTGTCCTACTCCATATCTGTAGGACCGTCAGTTCTCTGTTCAGTTGAAGTTTCCTCCTGCATCTCATTAGCTTTATCATCGCCATTTGTTACCATCTTGTCTTCGTTGGCGTCCTTTAGCAGCAACATCGTAATCACCAATATTTAAATCTGCAGGAAGCTGGCCTGACTTCAATGAAATGCCTACGCAATTTTACATATCGTTAGTAAGCTTCTCAAAACATGTCAGGAAAGAAAGGGAAGATGACCAAGGTCTTCATAAGGGGAAAAATGACAGATACACTAACTCCAGTAAATCAAAACCCATTTGTGTATTAATTGTTCAGCAATACAACACAAGCTTCAAAGGCGTGGAGTACAAAAGCAAGGTTTTTATTCCAGACAAATGAATTTTTACCAGGTAAAGTTGAGACATCACTATGCTAAGCCTAGGAAATTGGCCAAGGTTTTTAGTAGCCAATGAACACAAACATTACTGAGACTGCGTGTCCTAAGAGACCATAGTGAAATCACTTCTAGATTGGCTATACTACAAAAAGGAAACGAAGGTAGCAAGTAATGACTGGCCAAACTATCTCGGCCAGTACAAGTAAGACGAAGGATGAGCAGACGCAGCAGATGAAACAACATCAACTGCTCGTGAGCCACGGTTCCTGTATAGTTCACTTGCTGTAACAGTATCAGCAACCTGGTAGATATCAGATGCAGAGCTCCGGCCAGCAACATCACCGGGTATGGCATTTGGCAACCCCGCAGAACCTTCCAAGTATGGTGGTGGCCTATAAGCATCACTGTGTATGGCATTTGGCAAACCCGCAGAACCTTCCAAGTATGGTGGTGGCCTATGAGCATCACTGTGTATGGTGTTTGGCAACCCCGTAGAGCCTTCCAAGTATGGTGGTGATCTATAAGCATCACTGGGTTGGGTGTTTGGCAAACCCGTAGAACCTTCCAAGTATGATGATGGCCTATAAGCATAGCTGCAGGAGGCCAGTCCGTCATACACGGCTGCATTACCACACCATCCATATAACTGACCAGTATGACTCCCTATTTGCTCAGGTGTACTATCAACTAGAGTCCTTCCATGACCTCCAGCATATGAAGCTCCTTGCTGAACAATATCCATGCCTTCTGATATACCTGCTCGAATACCATCGACACTTGCTAATATCCTTGCTCCATCTCGACCCATGGCCACAGTTGCTGCAAGGGAGTCAGCAACATTTTCATGCATCGAGCCGGCAACAGGTCCGTGCAATACTGATGAGGACACAGTATAACCATGAACATGGCCAGCGTTTTGACGTTCTAGCAAGGTGCAGTCACTATCAACATGATTAACAACTCTTTGCTGCCGTAGCCATGGTGGAATACGCGACTGTTTTGCTTCTTTATTTCTGAACCTTCTCGACGACTCAGTTTCATCAAGTTTTCTCTTTTGTGCCATCTTCCCACCTGTCTGCTTATCTAATTCAGCAATTTCTTTCTCCAACTTCATTATCTTCTCATTGATTTGCCATCCAGGAATAAGTTTTGAAGGATCGGTATCATGGCGTTCCAAACATTTGATGACAGATTTCAGAGCAAACAAATGTTTCCTTTTTTCTTCATTCTGCTTAATCATAACAAAATGCATGGTTAACTTGAGGAGACCGAGAGAGAAATCAGATAGGGAGGGTTATTAGTGCTGGAATGAAATTCAAGAATTACCACAGCAGCATGTGAACCATGTgagttttccttcattttcttcaatgACTCTTTAGTATCTAGTAAAAATGATGTCAAAAGTCTCTGAGGATTAAATCTGTCCTCAAATCCAAAAGTATAGGCAATATGAACAGCGTCAACTTCCATCTTTTGCTTCAGCATCCCCTCTATTATTTCTGTCACAGATTTACATAATCCAGTGTTAAGCAGGCAGATAAATTAGCAACTACGACAAGGTCAAATGTAATATTTGTGATAAAGAAGAGGAAtgcaaaactgaaaaataaatcATAGTAAGATGCAATCACATAATGAGGCTTCATCTCTGAAACCACGAACTACGAAAACAAATAATCAGAAGGTGGACTACCGAGCAGATTGTGAGGTTGAAAAGGTGTCCTTGACTTGAACTTTAAGTTTCCCTAAATTGAAAAGTTGCCCCATAGAATGTGAAAAGAAAGAAACGACAAACATTCTCCCGTCCCAGTATTCACTGCTTGTTCCTGTCCATAAGATTTTCTGTTTCAATTATTAGCTTAGTTAATTTTTCTCTCCAATAATGACGCCAAGATATTCCCCAAATGCTTTAATTTTTTGTCACTCAATTTCAGACATTAAATTTCGCTCCATTCCATATTTGTGTCTCTGAGTCTCAAGTAAGCATTATCCTCCACCCTGGCTAGAGCTCTTTTATTTTATAAGGTAAAATTTTATTGAAACTAAAAGCCACCGGCTTTAAGATAGTGCTCGGCTTCCAAAGATTACATCATTGTTGTTCCTGCAGGGAGCTAATAAACTCTATCAACTTACCCTCATCATATATATCAGCTAGATTACACCAAGAGGCTAAGTTACACAAACATCTAAACTTCAACATATGGATAGAGACACCTTTGTTTTCAAATATCTCTGGTTTCTCTCCAAATAGTCCAAAAGAACACAACCTGAAATAGATCTCCAAAGCTTTTTCAGCTCCTTGCTGCCTCTGTAGAACAACCAGCTATTAAGAAACTCCTGCTGGGATGCCCCATTTGAAcccaaaaatattgaaaaataacTGCCAAAGTTGCCCAGTGACTTCACAGTGTATAACAGATGCTTACTGTCTTCAAAATCTCTTTTCACAAAAGAAGCACCTGTTGCACATATGAACACCTCTTTTCTGCATATTTGCTTGAGTTAAACGACCATCATGAGCCAAAACCCACCAAAATTATGCCATTTTATATGGCACCTTGGACCCCCAAAATAACCTTTCAATGCCAAGAAGATTATCCACCAAAGCCAAGAAGATATAGCAAGATTTAACTGTAAATTAGCCATTTTCTGCACAGCCCAGACCAAATGATCATCCTTATCATCTTCAAATCCCTGGCTgatattatcattatcaacacCAGATTATGCTTTGGCCTATAAACCAGTCACTTCCACATAAAAGCACGTATCCGCACTAATAAACAACTTATTCAATTGTCTTATTCAAAATTTGTATAcaaatttcttttttgtttatcaGAAAAAACTGTATTTACAGGCATTTATATTCATCGAATTAGCTCAAGTGGTTGAGTGGCTCCTAGTACTTACCAAAAAACACAAACGAAGCAGAAGCAAAAACAAAATGTATACAAACTTTTAAATTCATTGAAATTAGCTCAATAAGTTGAGTGCCTTCTAACACTTACCAAAAAACACAAACGAAGCAAATGAAGAAATAAAAATTGTAAGCATGATCCTTCCGGTTAACTAGCAATTGTTTAATACAGTATTACTATTCCCAATTAACCTTATCACATATATTTGAGTCAACAGTTTTGCATGATTTGTTCATTTATGCACAAGatctttttaaaaaagttttagaTTCCATGCAAGATTAGCAAAGATTTCTCTTTTGGTTGTTTGCTCACATATACATATTTCAGCATTTTCTTAGTTTCAATATTAATACCAATTCTAAAAAAATGTTCCGTTTAAGAAGttctatgcatgaaatcttaGCCAAGAAAGATATGAATCGAACGAATGATAGCTATGTtcttatacaaaaatataatcaTCATCATGGATTATGATTCATTGGGGACCAACTGTAGGAGGACCTTAGAGGATCCGGGAAGCTGTTGTCCTCAAAGACCTACTTATGGTCCAAAAGTACTAGAAGATGGGGATTCTGATGCTCAGACAACTCTTTGTGAAATCTCAAATAAAAATTGGTGTTCCAAATCGGATAGATGAACAGGGTGGGAGCTATTGGTGTCTCTTTGGGGCATGATGATGGAAAAGGCAAAAGTGCCTTTGAAGTTAGTGAGATGAATAAAAGGGGCAGGGCGGGAGCAGGAGGAAAGCAAACAACAAAAAATTGTGGTAGACACCAGTAAATAGAAGGGAAGGAAaacctttttatttcttttgtttgataAGCACATTTTCCCCCCAAAAGAACAGTACCAAGCAAGTGCTGATGGTCTCCAAAAATACAGCAGATGTGTTACTCCCTCTAAGTATGCAAGGAGCTCAGGAAGTCTTTCATAGAGTCAAAATCATTTACATTCTTTAAGGTAATGCTGAGTTAGGGAAGCTTCATGCACGGCAATCCAACCAAATGAAACCACTTCTAAAGGTACAATGTTTTCCCATAGATTGTTATCACCACTGTACATTAGGTATTTATTTGTTGCTTCTATATAATTTTGCTTCAATCAAACCCAACTAAAGGGAACGACACTAAACTTGTTAACAGCACACACCATCTCACATGAATAGCAAATGATGAAATGCAAATGTAGCTTAACGACAAATTGGATTCATGAAAAAGGACCTGGAATCTTTGCCACGAGGACATTTGATCTCCGGAGGGCACGATAATACCGCTTGATGCAACTTACCTGAAGCAAATCCCTGATATCCTCATTTCTAAATCGTCCTGGAATCCCAAAAGACCCTATAAGCATCAACAAACCCCGGGCATCAATTTCCTTAGCCTTAAGTACACCTCCTTCAGCAATCAACCTCTTTCTCCATGCTAAAGCTGCCTGCTCTGCCTCTTGCTTCACCCTTTTCTCAATCTCGTCGTTGATTCCCAACAACAAGAAGCATTCCAAAACCAATACAGAAGCCAGCCTTGAACGGACCATATGTGAGCACTTAACAAACACACTGCCCTTTTGAGAATAAAACTTGCCGACACATTCCAATACAAGCCTTGCTGGATTGGGGGAGAGTCTCAATGCCTTAGGGACTTGTTCGAGCAGTCCTTTTATATCTGAGAGATGCATTCCCATGTACCTCCGTAGACCACGGCCACTCATCGTTTTGCAAAGGCTCTCCAGCTCTGCACGATGAGCGGATTTCAGCTCTGGATGAGGAGGGGATTTcacttcttcttccttttctttttctttttcttctccttctcctt
This DNA window, taken from Nicotiana tabacum cultivar K326 chromosome 4, ASM71507v2, whole genome shotgun sequence, encodes the following:
- the LOC107774410 gene encoding protein FRIGIDA isoform X2, with product MAKPADTAATATPQSQQTVNDSLQNVNKQSEFQQPPTHSQDDSIANLRKLTDSLSAFQRCFADLHQHIDSIRTVIDSMLPPLTTNTTPLPTSSPPPAPAAEPEPSWESDPSEGEGEEKEKEKEEEVKSPPHPELKSAHRAELESLCKTMSGRGLRRYMGMHLSDIKGLLEQVPKALRLSPNPARLVLECVGKFYSQKGSVFVKCSHMVRSRLASVLVLECFLLLGINDEIEKRVKQEAEQAALAWRKRLIAEGGVLKAKEIDARGLLMLIGSFGIPGRFRNEDIRDLLQVSCIKRYYRALRRSNVLVAKIPEIIEGMLKQKMEVDAVHIAYTFGFEDRFNPQRLLTSFLLDTKESLKKMKENSHGSHAAVNEEKRKHLFALKSVIKCLERHDTDPSKLIPGWQINEKIMKLEKEIAELDKQTGGKMAQKRKLDETESSRRFRNKEAKQSRIPPWLRQQRVVNHVDSDCTLLERQNAGHVHGYTVSSSVLHGPVAGSMHENVADSLAATVAMGRDGARILASVDGIRAGISEGMDIVQQGASYAGGHGRTLVDSTPEQIGSHTGQLYGWCGNAAVYDGLASCSYAYRPSSYLEGSTGLPNTQPSDAYRSPPYLEGSTGLPNTIHSDAHRPPPYLEGSAGLPNAIHSDAYRPPPYLEGSAGLPNAIPGDVAGRSSASDIYQAFH
- the LOC107774410 gene encoding protein FRIGIDA isoform X1, with the translated sequence MAKPADTAATATPQSQQTVNDSLQNVNKQSEFQQPPTHSQDDSIANLRKLTDSLSAFQRCFADLHQHIDSIRTVIDSMLPPLTTNTTPLPTSSPPPAPAAEPEPSWESDPSEGEGEEKEKEKEEEVKSPPHPELKSAHRAELESLCKTMSGRGLRRYMGMHLSDIKGLLEQVPKALRLSPNPARLVLECVGKFYSQKGSVFVKCSHMVRSRLASVLVLECFLLLGINDEIEKRVKQEAEQAALAWRKRLIAEGGVLKAKEIDARGLLMLIGSFGIPGRFRNEDIRDLLQVSCIKRYYRALRRSNVLVAKIPEIIEGMLKQKMEVDAVHIAYTFGFEDRFNPQRLLTSFLLDTKESLKKMKENSHGSHAAVNEEKRKHLFALKSVIKCLERHDTDPSKLIPGWQINEKIMKLEKEIAELDKQTGGKMAQKRKLDETESSRRFRNKEAKQSRIPPWLRQQRVVNHVDSDCTLLERQNAGHVHGYTVSSSVLHGPVAGSMHENVADSLAATVAMGRDGARILASVDGIRAGISEGMDIVQQGASYAGGHGRTLVDSTPEQIGSHTGQLYGWCGNAAVYDGLASCSYAYRPSSYLEGSTGLPNTQPSDAYRSPPYLEGSTGLPNTIHSDAHRPPPYLEGSAGLPNAIHSDAYRPPPYLEGSAGLPNAIPGDVAGRSSASDIYQVADTVTASELYRNRGSRAVDVVSSAASAHPSSYLYWPR